The following proteins are co-located in the Sandaracinaceae bacterium genome:
- a CDS encoding agmatine deiminase family protein, translating into MERPLHPRAGGFRQPAEWEPHQGVWLAWPSHDELWAQFLPDAQREHEALCRAIADVDENGRPRGETLHVLVPDAVRDLEARAALEGTGATFHRVPFGDIWMRDIAPIFVRNDDGDVAPVCFAFNGWGGKYILDGDDLVAGRVGELAGGEMYAFGWVLEGGAVEPNGDGTLLTTRQCLLNPNRNPGMDQARIEAALADALGAEKLLWLDEGLQNDHTDGHIDTLARFVDPTTVVCMEAKGDDDPNRDVLEQIAKDLAGMTDARGRKLQVERIPSPGRVENDEGLLMPASYVNFYIANTTVVVPTYGSPYDDEAVEALSTLFPGRRVLGCSAQAILAGGGAFHCITQQQPAGARS; encoded by the coding sequence ATGGAACGACCGCTTCATCCCCGCGCCGGGGGCTTCCGGCAACCGGCCGAGTGGGAGCCTCACCAGGGCGTGTGGCTGGCGTGGCCCAGTCATGACGAGCTCTGGGCGCAGTTCCTCCCCGACGCCCAGCGCGAGCACGAGGCCCTCTGCCGCGCGATCGCCGACGTGGACGAGAACGGACGGCCGCGCGGGGAGACGCTCCACGTGCTCGTCCCCGACGCGGTCCGCGATCTCGAGGCACGAGCCGCGCTCGAGGGCACGGGCGCCACGTTTCACCGCGTGCCGTTCGGCGACATCTGGATGCGCGACATCGCGCCCATCTTCGTCCGGAACGACGACGGCGACGTGGCCCCGGTCTGCTTCGCCTTCAACGGCTGGGGCGGCAAGTACATCCTCGACGGCGACGACCTCGTGGCCGGGCGCGTGGGCGAGCTCGCCGGCGGTGAGATGTACGCCTTCGGCTGGGTCCTCGAAGGCGGCGCGGTCGAGCCCAACGGAGACGGCACGCTGCTCACGACCCGCCAGTGCTTGCTCAACCCGAACCGCAACCCGGGCATGGACCAGGCGCGCATCGAAGCCGCGCTCGCCGACGCGCTCGGCGCCGAGAAGCTCCTCTGGCTCGACGAGGGCTTGCAGAACGACCACACGGACGGTCACATCGACACCCTCGCGCGCTTCGTCGACCCCACGACCGTGGTCTGCATGGAAGCAAAGGGAGACGACGATCCCAACCGCGACGTGCTCGAGCAGATCGCGAAGGACCTCGCGGGCATGACGGACGCGCGGGGCCGCAAGCTCCAGGTCGAACGGATCCCCTCCCCCGGCCGCGTCGAGAACGACGAGGGCCTGCTCATGCCGGCGAGCTACGTCAACTTCTATATCGCGAACACGACCGTGGTCGTCCCCACGTACGGCTCGCCGTACGATGACGAGGCGGTCGAGGCCTTGTCGACCCTCTTCCCGGGACGACGGGTCCTGGGGTGCTCCGCGCAGGCGATCCTCGCCGGCGGCGGCGCCTTCCATTGCATCACCCAGCAGCAGCCAGCGGGAGCCCGAAGCTGA